The DNA sequence GCCGACGACGCCCGTGCGTTTCAGAATCCCGGCGCGGTGCAAGCTCTGCGATGCGCTCGGATCCATCAGCGCCGAGACCACCATCACGCGTGGTTCGGTCCGTCTGATGTGGTGCTGCCGCACCTGCGGACAGGAGTGGCCGATCACGCGCGGGGAGCAGCAGTTGCCCGAACGGCACACCCCAACGGCGCGAGACAGGCGACACCCGACACACAGCAACCGCCGTCGTGCGCCGCGGAATTGAGCGCACTCGTCCAGGCGGCTTGAAGTGCGGCGCTACGCCGGGCGAGCCAGCCCGATACATGAAGGTCATCGGCCGCGGGCCGGCCATGTAGCCCGTGTGCAGCCGCTCGATCCGAAATCCTGCCCGCTCGACGAGCTGATCGCGATTCAAATGGCAGCCGCCAGCCAGCCGCTTCCATACCGGTGTGAGCCGGTCCTGCCGCGCGGCGACACGCAGTTCCGGCGCGCGACCGTGCTCGACGAACAGCAACTGGCCGTCCGCAGCCAGGACCCGTCGAATCTCTCGGAGCGCTCGCGTGACGTCGGGAATCGAACAGAGCGTCGGGCAAGGACAGCATTCTCGCCGAAGTGGGTCGCGTTCATCCTGTTCTCCTCGATCGGTCTTCAGCGGGCGGATCCGCCGATCGTCTGGCCGTTCGAGGCGGGCGGTTGACTGGCACACGCCCGCAGTCGCGGGCGACAGCATTTACGTCGGCTCCTGCAACGGCACGTTCCGTCGACTGGACGCGTCGGGATCACCCATCGCCAGCGGCGGGGAACTGCTCGTCCTGCTCGCGGATCACAAGGCGGACTACCGGGCGCGGGTCGCAGTGGATCGAGCGTTGGCGCGTGTCGTCTGGCGGCAGGCCGCGGCCGTGCGGTCCATCGGAGGATCGGCCGATCTGTTGTACGTCGGAACGCCGCAGGGAACGCTCTCCGCAGTTCGAGCGGAAGTGCCGTGTCCATAGCGGATTGAACTCAACGTTCCCTGCGCAATAAAGGAAGGCGGCCGCATCTCTGCGGAATTTTCCGCCTTCCTGCGAACTATCCCGCACCGGATCCCCGCGCCCGCCGGACGATTTGGCAGGGAATTGCCGGCCTGCACCAGAAAAGTTACCCAGCCTGGCCCGGTATCCGTATTGCTGTTCCCGAAGCACTCTCGCTTTCAGTCAGGAGCAGCTCATGAAACGCACCGTGGTCATCGTCTGCGCTCTCGCGGTTCTGGTGTTTCCGCTTCGCGTGTTCGCGCAAGACGCGCATACCGACAGCCCGAAGCGAACGCTGACGGTCACCAACACCCTGATGGTCGGCACGACGATTCTGCAGCCCGGAGACTACAAGTTCCAGTGCCGCACGTTCGGAGGACGGACGTTCCTGATCGTCACCCTGGTCAGTTCCGGCAAGGAGATCGCGCGCGTGCCGTGCGTACGCGAGACGCTGGATGCCCCGGTGACCGACTCCGCTTACCGGAGCGTCGTTCTGGAGAACGGGACGCGGAGGCTGACGCTCGTCCGGATCAAGGGTGAGTCGGTTGCTCACCGCGTCGACTAGCGTGGACCTGCCTGTGGCGGGGCGCGATCGGGAGAGGTGTATGTCGAATCGTCGTACGACGACCGTGGACGGCAACGAAGCGGCCGCATCTGTCGCGCACCGCCTGAGCGACGTGATCGCGATCTATCCCATCACCCCGTCGTCGGCGATGGGCGAGCTCGCGGACGAATGGTCGAACGCGGGGCGGCGGAATGTCTGGGGCAACATCCCGGACGTCGTCGAGATGCAGTCCGAGGCCGGCGCCGCCGGTGCGGCGCACGGCGCGCTGCAGGCGGGCGCGCTGGCGACGACGTTCACGGCGTCGCAGGGGCTGCTGCTCATGATCCCCAACATGTTCAAGATCGCGGGGGAGCTGACGCCATTCACGATGCACGTCGCCGCCCGCACCATCGCCACCCACGCGCTGTCCATCTTCGGGGATCACTCCGATGTCATGGCCTGCCGGACCACCGGATTCGCGATGCTGAGCAGCGCCTCGGTGCAGGAGGCGCACGACTTCGCCGCCATCGCGCACGCGGCGACCCTCGAGGCGCGGGTGCCCTTCCTGCACTTCTTCGACGGCTTTCGAACGTCGCACGAAGTATCCAAGATCGAGGAGCTGACCGACGACGACCTGCGGGCGCTGATGTCGGCGGAGCACGTCGCGGCGCATCGCCGGCGGGCGCTGACGCCGGATCGCCCCGTGCTCCGCGGGACGGCGCAGAACCCGGACACGTTCTTCCAGGCCCGCGAAGCGGCCAACGTGTTCTACCGCGCCTGTCCCGGAATCGTCGAGCAATTGATGGCCCGGTTCGGCGCGCTGACGGGCCGCCGTTACGGCCTGTTCGAGTACGCCGGCCATCCAGAGGCCGAGCGGGTCGTCGTGATCATGGGCTCGGGCGCCGAGACCGCATACGAAACTGTCGCGCATCTGGTGGCGCGCGGCGACCGGGTCGGCGTGGTGACGGTGCATCTGTTCCGGCCGTTCTCGAACACGGCATTCCTGCGGGCGCTGCCGCGATCGGTCAGGGCGATCGCCGTGCTGGATCGCACCAAGGAGCCAGGCGCGATCGGCGAGCCGCTGTACCAGGACGTCGTCACCGCGCTGGCGGAGGGGCGCGCCGATGGAACGGCCGCATTCGACACCGAACCGCTCGTCGTCGGCGGGCGTTACGGCCTGTCGTCGAAGGAGTTCACGCCCGGGATGGTGAAGGCGGTTTTCGACGCGCTCAGGGAGCCGCGGCCGAAGAATCATTTCACCGTCGGCATCCGCGACGATGTCACGCATACCTCGCTCGCCTGCGACAACACCTTCGACATCGAGCCGTCCGATGTCACCACTGCCGTGTTCTACGGCCTCGGCGCCGACGGCACGGTCGGCGCCAACAAGAACTCGATCAAGATCATCGGCGAAGAAACCGCCCTCCACGTGCAGGGCTATTTCGTCTACGACTCGAAGAAGTCCGGAGCGACGACGGTTTCACACCTCAGGATGAGCCCTCGTCCGATCCGTTCTCCCTACCTGATCTCCAAGGCGCGGTTCGTCGCCTGTCATCAATTCGAGTTCCTGGAGCGGGTCGACGTCCTGGAGCACGCCGGCGACGGAGCGGTGTTCCTGCTGAATGCGCCCTTCGCGGCGGACGAGGTCTGGGATCGCCTGCCGGTCGAAGTGCAGGAGCAGTTGATCGGCAAGCGCATCCGCCTGTACACCATCGATGCCTCGCAGGTGGCGCGGCAGACCGGGATGGGCGGCAGGATCAACACGGTGATGCAGACCTGCTTCTTCGCGATCTCCGGCTTCATGCCGCGCGAGCAGGCCATCGCCCACATCAAGCACGCGATCGAGAAGACCTACAGCAAGCGCGGCGCGGACGTCGTCAGGCGCAACTTCGCGGCCGTCGACGCGACGCTCGCGCACCTGCACGAGGTGCCGATCCCATCTGCCGTCACCGCCGCGCACGCCCGTCCGCGGCTGGTGCCGGAGGTCGCGCCGGACTTCGTGCAGCGCATGACGTCGATGCTCATGGCGGGGAAGGGGGACCTGCTGCCGGTGAGCGCATTTCCGGTGGACGGCACGTGGCCGGTCGGCACCGCGAAATGGGAGAAGCGGAATCTCGCAGGGGAGATTCCGGTGTGGGACCAGGCGATCTGCATTCAGTGCAATCACTGCGTGCTGGTCTGTCCGCACGCCGCCATCCGGGCCAAAGTGTACGACGACGGGGCACGGGCGGGCGCGCCGCCGACGTTCAAGTCGGTCCCGTACAAGGGCCTCGAGTTCAAGGGGCGCGCCTACACGATTCAAGTCGCGCCCGAGGACTGCACCGGCTGCCAGTTGTGCGTCAACGTCTGCCCGGCCAAGGACCGCGGCAACCCGCAGCACAAAGCGATCGACATGCGCGCGCAGGCGCCGCTTCGTGACGCGGAGCGCGACAACTATGCGTTCTTCCTCGACCTGCCCGACACCGAGCGCGCCGACCTGCCGAAAGTGGATCACAAACTGTCGCAGTTCCTGGAGCCGCTGTTCGAGTACTCAGGCGCGTGCGCCGGCTGCGGGGAAACGCCGTACATCAAGCTGCTCACACAGTTGTTCGGCGACAGGGTCCTGCTGGCGAACGCGACCGGCTGCTCCTCAATCTACGGCGGAAACCTGCCGACCACCCCCTTCACCACCAACCGTGAGGGGCGCGGACCGGCATGGGCCAACTCGCTGTTCGAGGACAATGCGGAGTTCGGACTGGGCCTGCGGCTCGGCGTGGACAGTCACGCCCGCGCCGCGAGGGCGCTGGTCGAGCAGATGGCGGGAGCGATCGGCGAGCGCCTGGCGCACGAACTGCTTGGCGCCGACCAGTCCACGGAAGCCGGTATCCGGTCGCAGCGGGATCGGGTGCGCGCGCTGCGACAGGTGCTCGCGCCGCTCGCCACGGCGGAGGCGCGGCGGCTCGAGGCAATGGCCGATTACCTGGTGAAGAAGAGCATCTGGCTGGTGGGCGGCGACGGGTGGGCGTACGACATCGGATACGGCGGCCTCGACCACATCCTGGCCAGCCAGCGCGACATGAACGTGCTCGTGCTCGACACGGAGGTGTACTCGAACACCGGCGGCCAGCAGTCGAAGTCGACGCCGCTCGGCGCCGTCGCCAAGTTCGCGGCCGGCGGGAAATCGATGCAAAAGAAGGACCTCGGCCTGCTCGCCAACATGTACGGCCACGTCTACGTGGCGCGGGTGGCGCTGGGCGCGAAAATGAGCCAGACCGTGCAGGCGTTCCTCGAAGCGGAAGCGTACCCCGGCCCGTCGCTCATCATCGCCTACAGCCACTGCATCGCCCACGGCTACGACATGGCCAACGGCGCGATCCAGCAGAAGCTCGCGGTCGACTCGGGAGTGTGGCCGCTGTACCGCTTCGACCCGCGGCGCGCCGCCAAGGGGGAGCCGCCGATGCACCTCGATTACGGACCGCCGAAACCGCTCGTCGCCGAGTACATGCGCAACGAATCGCGGTTCCGCGTGGTGGAGCGCACCGATCCCGGACGCTTCAACGCGTTCCTCGACGACGCGCAGGAGGCCGCGCGCCGGCGCTACGCGCTGTATCAGCAACTGGCGGCCATCACCGTGCCGATTCCCGCCGCGCCGATGTCGCAGCGTCCGGTGTCGGAGCGCGCTGAATGACGCCATCGACCGCGGCGCACCGCAGTTCTCCAACTGCGCCAATCCGCAGGCGCACGAGACGAGCACGGGCCGGGAAATCGTCGAACAGCTTGCGTTGTCGGGCCGGGCCGCCGGCGCCTTCGTCGCGGGCGTCGGAACCGGCGGCACCGTCATGGGCATCGGGCGGTGCCTGCGCGCGCAGAACGCCGCCGTGCGCAGTCAACTGCCACGCGGCGACGCCGGGTTCCGGCGCGCGGCCATGCTCGACGAACAGCAACGGCCGCCAGCAGCCAGGACACGCCGAATCTCTCGCAGGGCTCGAGCGACGTCGGGGATCGAACAGAGCGTCCATCTCGTCACGACCGTCTGCACGCTTCCGGCGTCCAGCGGGATCGTCTCCGCGGAGCCTGCCGCCGTGGCAAGGACAGCATTCTCGCCGAAGTGGGTCGCGTTCCTCCTGTTCTCCTCGATCGGTCTTCAGCGGGCGGATCCGCCGATCGTCTGGCAGTTCGAAGCGGGTGGTTGACTGCTCAGCCAAGCTGTCGACGACGGCGGTGCGTTCTCTCGGCGGGTCCGCTGATCTGCTGTACGTCGGAACGCCACAGGGAACGCTCTCCGGAGTGCGAGCGGAGGTGTCCTCTCCTCAGTGGTTGGTCACACTCGGCAGTGACGGGGGCAGCGGTGGCCGCCGTGGGCCGTGTTGGCCGCGTCCCCCGTCATCGGCCTCACGCCAGGAAGCCGAGCAGCTTGTCCGACACGCCCTCGGACGGCGGCCTCATTCATGCCGTCCGCTCCCGCACGGCGTCCGATACACCGCCCCGCTGCCGATCGTGATGTCGCACGCCGGCGGGCAATCGCTGTCGCACGGCGGCAATCTCGGCAGGCAGCGTTCCGCCGGCCCCGCCTCGTACGAGCAGATCAGGTAGGCGCGATGCACCACGCCGACGCAGTCCGGGAACAGGAAGTCCCCGATGGTGGTCTGGCGCTCGTCGTACAGATACGGGAACGGGTACTCGATGACGCCGTGGAAGAGACACGGCCAGTCTTCGCTGGCGACGCACGTCAGGAAGTAGCGCTCGCAGCACGCTTCGGTTCCGTCCTCGCACGCGCAGTCGCGATCGGGGACGAACTCGATCTCGTGGTTGCGCACGCCCGGGCAGCTCTGGACCTCGAACCACAGCTCGACACGGCGCATCCGCACCGGCCGCTGTCCCGGCAGGTACGGGAACCTGCCCCGGTTCATGCGCAGCGTGAGCGCCCGCGTGCAGTCGCGCCGCTCCGCCGACCGGGACCGCCGCCCTGAAGCGCTGCCACGCGTCGGAGAAGTCCTGCCGCCAGTCGAAGAACCGCAGTCCCGCGCCGGGAAGCAGGCACGACGCGACGTTCCAGCTCGCCTGGCGCAGCATGGCGCCGCCGTTCGGCGCCGAGGACCTGCCGCTCGATCTGCTCGATCTCGATGTCGAGGACCGTCACCTGGAAGATCCAGTCCGCCTCGCGGCGATCCCAGCCGCCCTCGGTGAGCGACAGCCCGGCCTGCGTGCCGTTGATGTCGGCGACGGTGTAGAGGATCCGTGCCGCCGCGGCAAAGGCGTGCGCCAGCTTGGTGCCGATCGGCATCTGGGAGACCGACACGGGTGTCGACGCGATGCCGGCGACGCCGGTCGTGTTGTCGGGGATCAGGTTCATCACCTGGCCGACCGCTTCGACCACGTTGCCGGCGGCGCGGGTGGTCATCGAGACGCCGGTCAGGTTCTGGTACGCCTGCTCCTTGGCGATCAGGCCGTTGGCGATGAGATCCGCGTAGTACTGGCGGCGGGCACCGGATCGCTCTCGTTCCGCTGCCGCTCAGCAGGAGCCGCAACGAGTTCAAGCCCGCGCTCACGCTCGACTACCGCGAGCAGCGGGAAGACTGAACCCAACCGTGGGCGCAGGCCCTCCGCACGTCCCGCGCCGGTGACGCCGCGCCCGGAGCGAAAGGCTGGGACGATGAAGCTGACCGAGATCAAGCCGGGTCTCTTCCTCAACGAAGACCAGATTGTCAGCGTTCGCGTGCTGCCGCAGGAGGATGGCGATGCCTACGCGGTACTGCAGATGCCGAGCGGCGACAAGCTGAACCTTTCCCGCGACGAGTTCAAGTCGATCACGGGCGAGGCGCCGCGGCCCACGGCGCGGCAGCCCCACGTGCCTGAAGTGCGGTAGGCGGCGCGGGATGTGCCGGGCCGGCTGGCGAAGCCTCAGTAGATCTGCTGGGTCCTGGCGACAATCACCTTCGGCGGCGTCACGCCGGCCGCGATCATCACCTCGCGAATCGCCGCTTCGGTCTCCGGCGACGGCTTGAAGTTGCCGAACCGGTAGCCCACCGCAATCGCGAGCGGCGTCCAGCCGAACTTGTCATCCTTGTTCCAGACGGCAATCCTGGCCCCCTTCGCGGCCAGGAGCTTGACGACCTTCGGCAGGTTCTTGTAGGCCGCGGCGTGCATCGCGGTCTCGCCGTTCTTGTCCACGGCGTTGATGTCGGCGCCGAGATCGAGGAGCAGCTGCACGGCCTGGAGCACCTCCGGCTCGGTGCCGGCGTCCTCGCCGGGAGACCGCGTGCCGAGCCCGGCACAGGCCATCAGCGCCGTGCTGTTCTCCACGTTGGTCAGCGTCGTGTCGGCGCCGAGCGCGGCGAGCGTCTGCATCAACTCGACATCGGCGGTGAGCGACGCGAGCCAGAACGGCGTCGCGCCGATCTCGTTGGACCGCGTGTTGTTCAGATTCGCCTTCTTCGTCATTCGCGCGTTCACGTTGGCGCCGCGCGCGATCAGCGTCTTCACGAATTCGATGCTGCTCATCGCGCCCGAGCCGTCCGGCGGCGGATCGTTGTCGCCGACGCCGGGCTTGCGCACGGCGGTGATCGCGTGCAGGACGGTGTACCCGGGCAGATCCGCATTGGGATTGGCGCCCGAGTCGAGCAGGAACGACGCGAGCTCGTAGTGCGCGTTGGTCACGGCAATCAGCAGCGGCGTCGCTCCCGCCGGCGGCAGGCGGCCGCCGTACCCGCGCCGGCGCCCTGCGGGGATCGCGTCGTTCACGTCGGCGCCGGCGGCGAGGAGCGCGCGCGCGGCCTCGAGGCGCCCTTCGCGGGCGGCGAAGAACAGCGGCGTGAACCCGGACGGGACGCGCCGCTTCACGTCGGCGCCCGCTTCAATCAAGTCCTCGACGATCGCGGCATGCCCTTCGGCGGCCGCCCACATCAGTGCCGTCTGGCCGCGGCGTTCGTCTGCCGCGTCGACGCGCGCGCCGTTGGCGAGCAGCGCCTTCACGGCGCCGGCGGACCCGGTCCTCGCCGCCGTCATCAGCGGCGTCTCGCCGCCAGGCAGCGCGGCATTCGGGTCGGCGCCGGCCTTGATCAGCGCGTCCACGATCGCGCCGCTGCCGTTCGTGCAGGCGAGCGAGAGCGGCGTCACGCCGTACCGGCTCGCCGCGTTCACCCTGGCGCCGGCGCGAAGCAGCCGGTCCACCGTGCGGCGATCGTCGTGATAGACGGCCCAGTGCAGCGCCGTCATGCCGTCGGGCTGGGGTGCCGCGACGCTGACGCGCTGTTCGAGCAGCGCCGCAACCCGCGCCCAGTCCTTTGCCTCGGCGGCATCGGCCAGGGCCGTTTCCGCGCTGCGCGTGTCGGCGGCCGGGACGCGCGCCCCCACCGCAGCCGGGCTCGCACACGCCAACAGGACGGCGGCGGCGACTCGACTACAACGCCAGCAGTTCATCGAGCTTTCCCTTGCTGTCGGCAAAGGCGTCCATCCGCACGCCGACGCGGTCGAGGAGCGTCAGGTGCAGGTTGGCGAGGGGCGTCGGCTCCGCATACTTGATGTGGCGCCCGCCCTTGAACCGGCCGCCCGCGCCGCCGGCGACGATCGTCGGCAGGTTGATGTGGTCGTGGATGTTGGGATCGCCCATCCCGCTGCCGTAGAGAATCAGCGAATGATCGAGCAGCGTGCCGTCGCCGTCGCGCGTCGATTTCAGCTTGTCGAGATAGTAGGCGAACAGCGAGACGTGGAAGGCGTTGATCTTCGCCATCCGCGCGACCTTGTCCGGATCGTTGCCGTGGTGGGTCAGCGGATGGTGCGGATCGGGCACGCCGATCTCCGGATAGGTGCGGTTGCTCGTTTCCCGCGCGAGCTGGAACGTGATCACGCGCGTCACGTCGGCCTGCATCGCCAGCACCTGCAGGTCGAACATCAGCCTGGCGTGATCCGCATATGACGCCGGGACGCCGACGGGACGATCGAGATCCGGCAGCTGGTCGTCGGGCGTGGCTGCCTCCGCCTTCTGGATGCGGCGCTCCACTTCGCGAACGGTCTGCAGGTACTCGCCGACGCGCGCGCGATCCTCCGCGCCGAGCGTGGTCTGCAGCCGCGAGATGTCGTCGCGGACCCAGTCGAGCAGGCTGGCGCGCCGGCGCAGCGCGGCGCGCCGATCGGCGGGCGATCCGCCGTCGCCGAACAGCCGTTCGAAGACCACGCGCGGATGCGCCTCCGCCGGCAGCGGCGTCGTCGGCGACGACCAGGACAGATTGTTCTGATACACGCAGGCGTAGCCGTTGTCGCACTGGCCGACCATCTGGATCAGATCCATCGACAGCTCCAGCGACGGCAGCAGCGTCTGCTCGCCGAGCTGTTTCGCCGCGATCTGGTCGACGGTCGTCCCCAGGTAGTAGTCGGTGCTCTCGGTCCACTTCGCCTTCGCGGCGCTGAGGAACGCCGCGTTCGAGGTGGCGTGCGTGCCGGGGTAGGCGTTCTTCAGCTCCATGTTCGACAGGACGGTGAGCTGATCGACGAACGGCCGCAGCGACTGCAGCGTGGGCGACAGGTCGGCGAGCGTCGCGCCCGGCGGCGTCCAGCGCGGCAGATCGCAGCCCATCGGCATGTAGACGAAGCCGAGGCGGCGGACCGGACCGGCGGCGCTCTTCGCCAGCGCCGTCGTCGTCCACCGGGACGGCACCATAGCGTCGAGCAGCGGCAGGGCAAGGGCGGCCCCCATGCCGCGAAGGAACGTGCGGCGGGGCAGCGCTGGCTTCGGGATGATCATCTGGACTTCCTCATCTGGAAAGACGGGCTCTTCACGACGCCGAGGACGATCGACGACATCCGGTAATTCTGCGCGCGCGCGGCGCGGACGATCGACCGAATCGCCGGGGCGTCGTAGTATTCGACGCCCCGCCCGAGCGCGTAAGTGTGGAGCTTCTCGGCGAGCGTGCCGACGAAGAGCTCCGGCCGGCGGACGAGCGCCGCCTCGAGGCCGTCCACGTCAGTGAACCTGGTGCCGTCGGGAAGGCTGCCGGCGACGTCGATCGGCGATCCTGCTTCCGCGGCGCGGCGCCGTCCGACCGCATCGAAGCGCTCGAGCGCGAGGCCGATCGGATCCATCAGGTTGTGGCAGGGGGCGCACTGCGCGTTGCGCCGGTGTTCGGCGATCCGCTCGCGGACCGACAGGCGCCCGTCGACGGTGTTGTCCTTCAGCGCCGGCACGTCGGGCAGCGGCGGTGGAGGCGGCACGCCGAGCAGCGTGTCGAGCACGAACTTGCCGCGCAGCACCGGCGACGTGCGCGTCGCGTAGGAGGTCACCGTCAGCAGGCTGCCGTGGCGCAGCAGGCCGCCGCGCCAGGTGTCGGCCGGCAGCGCGACCCGGCGGAAGCGGCTGCCATACACGTGCGGGATGCCATAGTGCCTGGCCAGCCGCTGGTTCAGGAACGTGTACCTGGCAGTCAGGAGATCCAGAGCGCTGCGATCTTCGCGCAGGACGCTCTCGAAGAACAGCTCCGTCTCGCGCCGGAACGCCTGCTTCAGGTTGTTGTCGAAATCCGGGAAGAGCCGCATGTCCGGCGTGACCGACTCGAGGTTCACCAGGTGCAGCCACTGCGCCGCGAAGTTGGTCACCAGGGCGCGCGATCGCGGGTCCGCGAGCATACGCCGGACCTGCGTCTCCAGCACCGCGGGCTGGTGCAGCGTGCCGCGGGCGGCCGCACGCAGCAGCGCCTCGTCGGGAATGCTGCTCCACAAGAAGAACGACAGCCGCGATGCCAGCTCGAGATCCGGAATCCGGTACGGCGTATTGGCCGGGATGCCGGCGGGATCGCGCTCGACGCGGAACAGGAACTCCGGGCTGACCAGGATGGCGGCGAGACCCGCTTCGATGCCCGCCTCGAAGTCGCCGTCGCCGTCGCCGTCGCCGCGCGCGCTCCGATACAGCGTCATCGGGCCGCGCAGGTCCGCGCTGGTCACCGGCCGGCGATACGCTCGGCGCATCAGCGCGCCGAAGATCTGCTCCGGCGACCGGGAAACGAAGATGCGGCGGCGGCTGGGGGTCTCACCCGGGCCCTTCGCGGTGAACGGCCCGAGAATCGAGACCGAGTAGATCGCCGGCTGCACGCGCGGATGCCGATAGAAATTGAAATGCGTCTGGTACGGCTGCCGCGGTGTTTCCAGCAGGACCGACGGCTTCTTCGGGAACGCGACGCCAACCGCATGCGGACCGGCGGTCACCGCAAGGCGAACCGTGAGGTGGCGGTCGACGCTCTCATGCGACGGCTGCTCGGTCTCGGGCAGGCCGGGCTGCCGCTGCGGCGGGCTGACCGTGAAGAGCTGCACGCGCTGGCGATCGACCAGCACTTCGAGGTCGTGTGCTTCGCTGAGCCCCTCGACGTGTTCGTCGCGATCCCGCATCAACCGGACCTGGATCTCGTACTCACCGTCGAGCGGAAAGGTGTAGTTGATCAGCGCGCCGCCGCGGGTGCCGATCGGCAGCCCCTCGATGTGTTCTTCCTGCGTCAGCTCCGCCGGGATCCGTATCGTCTCGCCGCCAGGGGAGCGTCCGGCGCGCCCCACGGCGAGCCGGCCGATCTTCTCCGCCGCCGACAGGTAGCGATCGAGCAGGGTCGGCGTGAGCGTGCCGACGGTGACGTTGTCGAATCCATAGCTGGATTCGTCGGCCGGCAGCAACGCCGCCGCGTCGATGTCGACGGCGAGCAGGTCGCGGATCGCGTTCTGGTACTCCGTCCGCGTCAGCCGGCGGATCGTCGCCGGCCGGCCGGGATCCGGCCGCGCCTTCGCGGCGGCGTCGAGGGCGGTCTCGAGCGACGCGACGACCGCGTCATACGCCGCTTCGGTCGGGCGATCCTTCCCGATCGGCGGCATCTGCCTCGCGCGCAGCTTGCGCACGACCTTCTCCCACACCTCCGGATGGTCGG is a window from the Vicinamibacterales bacterium genome containing:
- the nifJ gene encoding pyruvate:ferredoxin (flavodoxin) oxidoreductase, whose protein sequence is MSNRRTTTVDGNEAAASVAHRLSDVIAIYPITPSSAMGELADEWSNAGRRNVWGNIPDVVEMQSEAGAAGAAHGALQAGALATTFTASQGLLLMIPNMFKIAGELTPFTMHVAARTIATHALSIFGDHSDVMACRTTGFAMLSSASVQEAHDFAAIAHAATLEARVPFLHFFDGFRTSHEVSKIEELTDDDLRALMSAEHVAAHRRRALTPDRPVLRGTAQNPDTFFQAREAANVFYRACPGIVEQLMARFGALTGRRYGLFEYAGHPEAERVVVIMGSGAETAYETVAHLVARGDRVGVVTVHLFRPFSNTAFLRALPRSVRAIAVLDRTKEPGAIGEPLYQDVVTALAEGRADGTAAFDTEPLVVGGRYGLSSKEFTPGMVKAVFDALREPRPKNHFTVGIRDDVTHTSLACDNTFDIEPSDVTTAVFYGLGADGTVGANKNSIKIIGEETALHVQGYFVYDSKKSGATTVSHLRMSPRPIRSPYLISKARFVACHQFEFLERVDVLEHAGDGAVFLLNAPFAADEVWDRLPVEVQEQLIGKRIRLYTIDASQVARQTGMGGRINTVMQTCFFAISGFMPREQAIAHIKHAIEKTYSKRGADVVRRNFAAVDATLAHLHEVPIPSAVTAAHARPRLVPEVAPDFVQRMTSMLMAGKGDLLPVSAFPVDGTWPVGTAKWEKRNLAGEIPVWDQAICIQCNHCVLVCPHAAIRAKVYDDGARAGAPPTFKSVPYKGLEFKGRAYTIQVAPEDCTGCQLCVNVCPAKDRGNPQHKAIDMRAQAPLRDAERDNYAFFLDLPDTERADLPKVDHKLSQFLEPLFEYSGACAGCGETPYIKLLTQLFGDRVLLANATGCSSIYGGNLPTTPFTTNREGRGPAWANSLFEDNAEFGLGLRLGVDSHARAARALVEQMAGAIGERLAHELLGADQSTEAGIRSQRDRVRALRQVLAPLATAEARRLEAMADYLVKKSIWLVGGDGWAYDIGYGGLDHILASQRDMNVLVLDTEVYSNTGGQQSKSTPLGAVAKFAAGGKSMQKKDLGLLANMYGHVYVARVALGAKMSQTVQAFLEAEAYPGPSLIIAYSHCIAHGYDMANGAIQQKLAVDSGVWPLYRFDPRRAAKGEPPMHLDYGPPKPLVAEYMRNESRFRVVERTDPGRFNAFLDDAQEAARRRYALYQQLAAITVPIPAAPMSQRPVSERAE
- a CDS encoding ankyrin repeat domain-containing protein codes for the protein MNCWRCSRVAAAVLLACASPAAVGARVPAADTRSAETALADAAEAKDWARVAALLEQRVSVAAPQPDGMTALHWAVYHDDRRTVDRLLRAGARVNAASRYGVTPLSLACTNGSGAIVDALIKAGADPNAALPGGETPLMTAARTGSAGAVKALLANGARVDAADERRGQTALMWAAAEGHAAIVEDLIEAGADVKRRVPSGFTPLFFAAREGRLEAARALLAAGADVNDAIPAGRRRGYGGRLPPAGATPLLIAVTNAHYELASFLLDSGANPNADLPGYTVLHAITAVRKPGVGDNDPPPDGSGAMSSIEFVKTLIARGANVNARMTKKANLNNTRSNEIGATPFWLASLTADVELMQTLAALGADTTLTNVENSTALMACAGLGTRSPGEDAGTEPEVLQAVQLLLDLGADINAVDKNGETAMHAAAYKNLPKVVKLLAAKGARIAVWNKDDKFGWTPLAIAVGYRFGNFKPSPETEAAIREVMIAAGVTPPKVIVARTQQIY
- a CDS encoding DUF1552 domain-containing protein is translated as MIIPKPALPRRTFLRGMGAALALPLLDAMVPSRWTTTALAKSAAGPVRRLGFVYMPMGCDLPRWTPPGATLADLSPTLQSLRPFVDQLTVLSNMELKNAYPGTHATSNAAFLSAAKAKWTESTDYYLGTTVDQIAAKQLGEQTLLPSLELSMDLIQMVGQCDNGYACVYQNNLSWSSPTTPLPAEAHPRVVFERLFGDGGSPADRRAALRRRASLLDWVRDDISRLQTTLGAEDRARVGEYLQTVREVERRIQKAEAATPDDQLPDLDRPVGVPASYADHARLMFDLQVLAMQADVTRVITFQLARETSNRTYPEIGVPDPHHPLTHHGNDPDKVARMAKINAFHVSLFAYYLDKLKSTRDGDGTLLDHSLILYGSGMGDPNIHDHINLPTIVAGGAGGRFKGGRHIKYAEPTPLANLHLTLLDRVGVRMDAFADSKGKLDELLAL
- a CDS encoding DUF1592 domain-containing protein, producing MAPRGRARLAVLAGVVVLTAAVNLRPGLHARRPPHVDLVETYCLSCHDTDKKKGDLALDAVMTGTIADHPEVWEKVVRKLRARQMPPIGKDRPTEAAYDAVVASLETALDAAAKARPDPGRPATIRRLTRTEYQNAIRDLLAVDIDAAALLPADESSYGFDNVTVGTLTPTLLDRYLSAAEKIGRLAVGRAGRSPGGETIRIPAELTQEEHIEGLPIGTRGGALINYTFPLDGEYEIQVRLMRDRDEHVEGLSEAHDLEVLVDRQRVQLFTVSPPQRQPGLPETEQPSHESVDRHLTVRLAVTAGPHAVGVAFPKKPSVLLETPRQPYQTHFNFYRHPRVQPAIYSVSILGPFTAKGPGETPSRRRIFVSRSPEQIFGALMRRAYRRPVTSADLRGPMTLYRSARGDGDGDGDFEAGIEAGLAAILVSPEFLFRVERDPAGIPANTPYRIPDLELASRLSFFLWSSIPDEALLRAAARGTLHQPAVLETQVRRMLADPRSRALVTNFAAQWLHLVNLESVTPDMRLFPDFDNNLKQAFRRETELFFESVLREDRSALDLLTARYTFLNQRLARHYGIPHVYGSRFRRVALPADTWRGGLLRHGSLLTVTSYATRTSPVLRGKFVLDTLLGVPPPPPLPDVPALKDNTVDGRLSVRERIAEHRRNAQCAPCHNLMDPIGLALERFDAVGRRRAAEAGSPIDVAGSLPDGTRFTDVDGLEAALVRRPELFVGTLAEKLHTYALGRGVEYYDAPAIRSIVRAARAQNYRMSSIVLGVVKSPSFQMRKSR